A stretch of Kyrpidia spormannii DNA encodes these proteins:
- a CDS encoding YHS domain-containing protein translates to MAKLGTTGRYRALTRDLMWDPKSVDWKQVYPLVEAEGIILKDPSRWEDPFRMTFNQYVKIQAEKEHLHHAIRHAFEAHHGHARVVDSRWFEGVKAFAVAVQPAEYQAHRLMAYIGRNIPVEAIRFATFNQALDELRHAQIEIKHYAYLSRYYDGFHAYAKTNENLWFNTVPKSFFDDALTAGPFEALIAIAFSFEYVFTNILFLPFAASAAAVGDEHFASVGKSVQSDESRHMALGMSAMKMLLEEDDRNVPIVQRYLDKWYWRAYRLFSVVATLVDYYPRVRPISWKRAFEMYVEEQVLHGLFKDLEKYGIRPPRNFEDSIKEKEHYSHVTMRILDHAKQVNYFRGFKLQPDDYEWLHNEYPNTFDRYYAPFFRKMDDHVLAVASPGLPAVCAVCQIPTEFPNPDNPSEMWTQYAEHKGKTYQFCSPGCKTIFLEEPEKYIQFWWPAESYLSGEFGSTLEDMFEYFGFTPEETNEHYSSRDYYRWIRYREALGLDRSFQVNG, encoded by the coding sequence ATGGCAAAATTGGGGACAACCGGGAGGTATCGCGCCCTGACCCGGGATCTGATGTGGGATCCGAAAAGTGTGGATTGGAAACAGGTCTACCCACTGGTGGAGGCGGAGGGGATTATCCTCAAGGATCCTAGCCGCTGGGAGGACCCCTTCCGGATGACGTTTAATCAGTATGTGAAGATTCAAGCCGAGAAAGAGCATCTGCATCACGCCATCCGCCACGCGTTTGAGGCCCATCATGGGCATGCTCGGGTGGTGGATAGCAGATGGTTCGAGGGAGTGAAGGCTTTTGCAGTAGCGGTGCAACCCGCCGAATACCAGGCCCACCGGCTGATGGCGTACATCGGCCGCAACATTCCTGTGGAGGCGATCCGGTTTGCCACATTCAACCAAGCGCTGGACGAACTCCGCCACGCTCAGATCGAAATCAAGCACTATGCGTATCTCAGCCGCTATTACGACGGTTTCCATGCATACGCCAAAACGAACGAGAATTTGTGGTTCAACACCGTTCCAAAGTCCTTTTTTGACGATGCCCTGACGGCCGGTCCTTTCGAGGCTCTCATTGCCATTGCTTTCTCCTTTGAATACGTTTTTACGAATATTCTATTCCTCCCTTTTGCAGCTTCGGCGGCGGCAGTGGGGGATGAACACTTTGCTTCTGTGGGCAAGAGCGTTCAATCGGATGAGTCCCGGCACATGGCCCTGGGGATGTCTGCCATGAAAATGTTGCTGGAGGAAGATGACCGCAATGTCCCCATTGTTCAGCGCTACCTGGACAAATGGTACTGGCGGGCGTACCGGTTGTTCTCAGTGGTGGCGACCTTGGTGGATTACTATCCTCGGGTTCGGCCGATTTCTTGGAAAAGGGCCTTTGAAATGTACGTGGAGGAACAGGTGCTGCATGGTTTGTTTAAAGACCTTGAGAAATACGGTATCCGGCCGCCCAGGAATTTTGAGGACAGCATCAAAGAGAAGGAGCACTACTCCCATGTGACCATGCGGATCCTCGACCACGCCAAGCAGGTCAACTACTTCCGAGGTTTTAAACTTCAACCTGACGATTATGAGTGGCTTCACAACGAATACCCGAACACCTTTGATCGGTACTATGCTCCATTTTTCCGCAAAATGGACGATCATGTGTTGGCGGTAGCATCGCCGGGGTTGCCGGCCGTTTGTGCCGTGTGCCAGATTCCCACGGAGTTCCCGAATCCGGATAATCCGTCGGAAATGTGGACGCAGTACGCGGAGCACAAAGGGAAGACCTATCAATTCTGCTCACCGGGATGTAAAACTATATTTCTGGAAGAACCTGAGAAGTATATCCAGTTCTGGTGGCCGGCGGAGTCGTATTTGTCCGGGGAATTCGGGTCGACCTTGGAAGACATGTTTGAGTATTTCGGATTTACTCCCGAAGAGACGAATGAGCATTACTCTTCTCGGGATTACTACCGATGGATCCGCTATCGGGAAGCCTTGGGATTGGACCGTTCGTTCCAGGTGAACGGATAG
- a CDS encoding XylR N-terminal domain-containing protein has product MKAQSLVFEHVIDIHPRTGQITMNGRRMALMSTEALGILRRDLVSTLGMDRAKGFLMRYGWSCGRNDARAIRSLFEWESFEELILAGPALHTLEGVVTVEPGEMRVDSTIGEVYFTGEWRHSFEAEEHVRHFGVDEEPVCWSLAGYASGYLTELFDRPVVTYERECRGKGDARCIYVAKTVDEADEVQMRDLRYYQAESLATELDEAHRRIRALNETLMRSVELHKQLSNLVMEGKSLRQIVETMAGAFGRSVVVETKSRRVLAASFVCPEHEDTYRRWKPGERGAAMDSGKTGRESWTVDGVSVEACRITANHVHLGTLCMLGNPPLSHEDEMLMERAVNVCTLQMFYEQLLTESTYQMRGDFLEEIVRGRYDAETLRRRARILDLDPDTPRRLLAIKVLPREQLEDVRDALRGACRGDIISRNGYLFVFLPEAAHVQGEAGIGDFLDNLVRFVETRFKAVRVYIGCGRRAETITDLGRSYQDAIRIVDFLELSSPGESRFGLYDHLAPLMFLLRVAEQEEVLEFYQRVLGALVEYDRGHQGDLVQTLHSYLEMTGNLRRVAEAMHVSVTGLRYRLSKIEEICGVDLDDGTTRFNLQLALQIHYALHMRRRDFSGGPGTPQ; this is encoded by the coding sequence ATGAAGGCCCAGTCTCTGGTGTTTGAACACGTGATCGACATTCATCCGCGGACCGGACAGATCACGATGAACGGCCGCCGTATGGCGTTGATGTCCACCGAAGCGTTGGGAATTTTGCGCCGGGACTTGGTCAGTACCCTGGGAATGGACCGGGCAAAGGGGTTTCTCATGCGCTACGGCTGGTCCTGCGGACGAAACGATGCCCGAGCCATACGCAGCCTGTTTGAATGGGAGTCTTTTGAGGAGCTGATTTTGGCTGGGCCGGCTCTTCACACCCTGGAAGGAGTGGTGACCGTCGAACCCGGGGAGATGCGGGTGGATTCGACTATCGGTGAGGTGTATTTTACTGGAGAATGGCGCCATTCCTTTGAAGCCGAGGAACACGTCAGGCACTTTGGCGTCGACGAAGAGCCGGTCTGTTGGAGCTTGGCGGGTTATGCCAGCGGATATTTGACAGAGTTGTTCGACCGTCCGGTGGTGACCTATGAACGAGAATGCCGAGGAAAAGGGGATGCGCGTTGCATTTATGTGGCCAAGACGGTGGATGAGGCCGACGAAGTCCAGATGCGGGATCTCCGGTATTACCAGGCGGAATCCCTGGCTACGGAATTGGACGAGGCTCATCGTAGAATTCGCGCGTTAAACGAGACATTGATGCGTTCGGTGGAACTCCACAAGCAATTGAGCAATCTGGTCATGGAAGGGAAAAGTCTCCGCCAAATTGTAGAGACGATGGCTGGGGCATTCGGCCGCAGTGTGGTGGTGGAGACAAAATCCAGGCGGGTTTTGGCGGCCAGCTTTGTGTGTCCTGAGCATGAGGACACGTACCGGCGCTGGAAGCCGGGAGAACGAGGTGCGGCGATGGACTCTGGCAAAACGGGACGAGAGAGCTGGACTGTTGACGGCGTTTCGGTGGAGGCGTGTCGGATCACAGCCAACCATGTTCACCTGGGCACCCTGTGTATGTTGGGGAATCCTCCTCTTTCTCATGAAGATGAGATGCTGATGGAACGAGCTGTCAACGTCTGCACGTTGCAAATGTTTTATGAACAGCTATTGACTGAGTCCACATACCAGATGCGAGGCGACTTCTTAGAGGAGATCGTCCGGGGGCGCTATGACGCGGAAACCCTTCGGCGACGGGCCCGCATTCTGGACCTCGACCCGGATACGCCCAGGCGGTTGTTGGCCATCAAGGTTTTGCCCCGGGAGCAATTGGAAGACGTTCGGGACGCATTGCGGGGAGCCTGTCGCGGTGACATCATCTCCCGGAATGGCTATCTGTTCGTTTTTCTCCCGGAGGCCGCCCATGTGCAGGGTGAAGCGGGAATCGGCGATTTTCTCGATAACCTGGTCCGGTTCGTAGAAACGAGGTTCAAGGCGGTTCGCGTGTATATCGGTTGCGGTCGAAGAGCGGAGACGATTACCGATCTGGGAAGAAGCTACCAGGACGCCATCCGGATCGTCGATTTTTTGGAGCTTTCCAGTCCGGGGGAAAGTCGGTTCGGCCTGTACGATCATTTGGCCCCGCTAATGTTTTTACTCCGGGTGGCGGAGCAGGAGGAGGTGTTGGAGTTCTACCAACGGGTGTTGGGTGCCTTGGTGGAATATGACAGGGGTCATCAAGGGGATTTGGTGCAGACATTGCATTCTTACCTGGAGATGACCGGGAATCTCCGCCGGGTGGCCGAGGCGATGCACGTCTCGGTCACGGGCTTAAGGTATCGACTTTCGAAAATCGAAGAAATCTGCGGTGTTGACTTGGATGACGGGACGACGCGATTCAATCTGCAGCTCGCTTTACAAATTCATTATGCCCTTCATATGAGGCGCCGGGATTTCTCGGGTGGCCCGGGTACTCCTCAATGA
- a CDS encoding MmoB/DmpM family protein, whose product MSNEAYVGMDLDKNGGLLIDAILEALREDNPRIETVDFNIYVKVKSPREMVLKRETVEEKLGRDWDINELQVYMSSYFGFIEEWDDDHLLIRWNG is encoded by the coding sequence ATGTCGAATGAAGCCTATGTGGGGATGGATCTGGACAAAAACGGAGGCCTTTTGATCGACGCGATCCTTGAAGCCCTTCGGGAGGACAATCCTCGAATTGAAACGGTGGATTTTAACATTTACGTGAAGGTGAAATCGCCCCGAGAGATGGTCCTGAAAAGGGAAACGGTGGAAGAGAAACTGGGCCGGGACTGGGATATCAATGAGCTCCAGGTCTACATGTCCTCTTACTTTGGTTTTATTGAGGAGTGGGACGACGACCACCTGCTGATTCGCTGGAACGGCTGA
- a CDS encoding 2Fe-2S iron-sulfur cluster-binding protein, whose product MANEYRIFVANKSREYLCRHGQNILSSSIEQGVRVIKRGCLGGGCGFCKIRVEAGQYELGKVSIKALPAEERKEGFVLACKTVPLSDLVIRISGD is encoded by the coding sequence ATGGCTAACGAATATCGGATTTTTGTCGCAAACAAAAGCCGGGAGTATCTTTGCCGACATGGACAGAATATTCTTTCTTCATCCATCGAACAGGGCGTTCGTGTGATTAAACGCGGATGCCTGGGGGGTGGTTGTGGATTCTGTAAAATTCGGGTGGAGGCGGGGCAGTACGAGCTCGGAAAGGTTTCAATCAAAGCTCTGCCGGCGGAAGAGAGAAAAGAGGGCTTTGTACTCGCATGTAAAACCGTTCCTTTGTCCGATCTGGTCATTCGCATCTCGGGGGACTAA
- a CDS encoding zinc ribbon domain-containing protein, with protein sequence MVGELKGIRADKDWGDAGNQKFHAWPFSRISNLLTYKAALAGIRVIKVSETNTSTTCPLCDKRAKTARVRRGLFLHCGQAFNADLVGAYNILQRYLRETGRVLPDPAGVVGALARPAVNRFVWRKTTPKGREQGTFKQAA encoded by the coding sequence TTGGTCGGCGAATTAAAAGGTATTCGCGCAGACAAAGATTGGGGAGACGCGGGGAACCAGAAGTTTCACGCATGGCCGTTCAGCCGGATTAGCAACCTGCTCACCTACAAAGCGGCCCTTGCGGGTATTCGGGTCATCAAGGTGTCGGAGACAAACACCAGCACGACTTGTCCCCTCTGCGACAAGAGGGCGAAAACGGCCCGCGTCCGCCGAGGGTTGTTCCTCCATTGCGGACAAGCCTTCAACGCGGATCTGGTGGGCGCGTACAACATTCTGCAAAGGTATCTCCGTGAGACGGGTCGGGTTTTGCCGGACCCGGCGGGAGTAGTGGGCGCACTGGCACGCCCGGCGGTCAACCGGTTCGTGTGGCGGAAAACCACACCGAAAGGCCGTGAACAGGGGACGTTCAAACAGGCCGCTTAG
- a CDS encoding ferritin family protein has product MSARVKRVEPVRERPWDWATKNEYEEVTVRIQPYLHGHYRHKYRKTEYDIYDPRYTRLRSSNWDAFRDPKRFWYYPYTLNRKRMADDVESLFDRALKLGLQDHVADSWRRFSEEFYIPLRHYEYAGAVQLQHVVRYAMGGPIEQVATYTAFDKQGRAQWLSSWGLDFPGGGGSAALEHGKELWLDDPAFQGLREYMEQVLTTEDWGEVLTALHLAVEPLVDGILYDGLNAVALAHGDVVLPELSLICQEQIKWQEQWSQAFFTWITEDPASSRWEYLKALGYENWPGDYRWGKTLSDPRETPEEELTNREVVAEWLSLWLPRALEAVRGLQPVFDRHGIPFSVASSVERTVDQAIRPLVRAMGIESLPTLGGEQHVE; this is encoded by the coding sequence TTGAGTGCGCGGGTCAAACGGGTGGAACCGGTCCGGGAGCGACCCTGGGACTGGGCGACGAAAAACGAGTACGAGGAAGTGACCGTGCGGATCCAGCCATATCTGCACGGCCACTATCGGCACAAATACCGCAAGACGGAATACGACATCTATGATCCCCGATATACCCGGCTGCGGTCAAGCAACTGGGACGCTTTCCGGGATCCTAAGCGGTTCTGGTACTATCCTTACACACTGAACCGCAAACGGATGGCAGACGATGTAGAGAGCCTTTTTGATCGCGCGCTGAAGCTCGGGCTTCAGGATCACGTGGCCGACTCGTGGCGGCGATTCAGCGAGGAGTTTTATATTCCGTTGCGGCATTACGAGTACGCAGGGGCGGTTCAGCTCCAGCACGTCGTGCGTTACGCGATGGGAGGGCCCATTGAGCAAGTCGCCACGTACACGGCCTTCGATAAACAAGGTCGCGCCCAGTGGTTGAGCTCCTGGGGGTTAGATTTTCCCGGGGGCGGGGGCAGTGCCGCGCTGGAGCATGGAAAGGAGTTGTGGCTTGACGATCCTGCGTTTCAAGGTTTGCGAGAGTATATGGAACAGGTTTTGACCACCGAGGATTGGGGAGAAGTATTGACCGCCCTTCATCTTGCGGTGGAGCCTCTCGTCGATGGGATTCTGTACGATGGCCTAAATGCTGTTGCTTTGGCACATGGTGACGTGGTTCTTCCTGAGCTGTCTTTGATCTGTCAGGAGCAGATCAAATGGCAGGAGCAATGGAGCCAAGCGTTCTTTACATGGATCACCGAGGATCCGGCGTCCAGCCGTTGGGAATACCTCAAGGCACTGGGTTACGAAAATTGGCCGGGCGATTATCGCTGGGGAAAAACGCTCAGTGATCCACGGGAAACTCCCGAAGAGGAGTTGACAAATCGAGAAGTGGTGGCAGAATGGCTCAGCTTGTGGCTGCCCCGGGCTCTTGAGGCGGTGCGTGGGCTTCAGCCTGTGTTTGATCGGCACGGGATTCCTTTTTCGGTGGCATCATCGGTGGAGCGGACGGTGGATCAAGCTATTCGCCCACTTGTGCGGGCGATGGGAATTGAATCGCTGCCGACGTTGGGAGGCGAACAGCATGTCGAATGA
- a CDS encoding catechol 2,3-dioxygenase, giving the protein MGVMRLGRVEARVLDLEKSIDYYSNVIGLQLVAREPGKAYFKAWDEEDHHSLIITEADYPGLEHMGFKVRYQEDLDTFEKAIEQYGIRVNRVSNRHRIGEGEAIRFTLPTGQVMELYHEIERIGNGLKLNPDPKPENLKGIAPPYLDHLLIAGEDVPATTDLLMKVMDFHMSERVILHGDELFAVWLFRTNTPHDIAIIKGPNGKLHHFAFGLSSWEDVLHAADCLAKNEVVLDEGPTRHGITRGLTIYFFDPSGNRNEVFSGGYIPGEDFTPVTWTEERLPRGIFYHKGEITERFTGVFT; this is encoded by the coding sequence ATGGGTGTCATGCGTTTGGGGCGGGTCGAAGCGCGGGTGCTCGATTTGGAGAAGAGCATCGACTATTACAGTAATGTGATCGGCCTGCAACTGGTGGCCCGGGAACCAGGAAAGGCCTATTTTAAAGCCTGGGACGAGGAAGACCATCATAGCCTGATTATTACTGAAGCGGATTACCCTGGACTGGAACATATGGGATTCAAAGTTCGTTACCAGGAAGACTTGGATACTTTCGAGAAGGCCATCGAACAGTACGGAATTCGCGTGAATCGCGTGTCGAACCGCCATCGGATCGGGGAAGGGGAAGCCATTCGATTTACTCTTCCGACCGGTCAGGTGATGGAGCTCTATCATGAGATTGAACGGATCGGCAATGGTTTGAAGCTGAACCCCGATCCCAAGCCGGAGAATCTCAAAGGGATTGCCCCGCCTTACCTGGACCATCTCCTCATTGCCGGGGAAGATGTCCCGGCCACTACCGACCTGCTCATGAAAGTGATGGATTTTCATATGAGTGAACGGGTCATCCTTCACGGTGACGAGCTGTTCGCGGTGTGGCTGTTCCGCACGAATACTCCCCACGATATTGCCATTATCAAAGGTCCCAATGGAAAGCTACATCACTTTGCCTTCGGACTTTCGAGTTGGGAGGATGTGCTTCATGCCGCTGACTGCCTCGCGAAAAATGAGGTGGTATTGGATGAGGGGCCGACCCGGCATGGCATCACCCGGGGCCTGACCATATATTTCTTCGATCCGTCTGGCAACCGCAATGAAGTGTTCAGTGGCGGTTATATCCCCGGAGAAGATTTTACCCCGGTGACTTGGACCGAAGAGCGGCTACCCCGTGGCATTTTCTATCACAAAGGGGAAATCACGGAGCGGTTCACAGGGGTATTCACCTAA
- a CDS encoding NADH:ubiquinone reductase (Na(+)-transporting) subunit F, translated as MAPTKESVSTYQLRFEPSGREVSCKEGQTLLDAAIRAGLNIPYGCRHGNCSACKAKVLEGDYTSMDRVSEFALMGFERDQGYVLLCSTLPESDLVVEIEEEDEEPGVRLFTVYDFSAVVVENEAMTQDIHRLRLRLENPVDIPYAAGQFFEFEIPEIEDTRAYSVAAPHRPGEGLEFHVRRVPGGRGSGYMTALRPGDRVTGSGPYGKMQLRDRSKDLLFVAGGSGMAPIKSLLEELYSEPVDRQVWFFYGARMARDLYLVDQWRRWEEERAGFHFVPALSEPGPDEPWNGERGFIADVLARYFSRFDGMDAYLCGPPALIQTTLKVLYQGGLRSSNIYYDEF; from the coding sequence ATGGCGCCAACCAAGGAGAGCGTGTCGACGTACCAATTGCGGTTTGAGCCGAGCGGACGGGAGGTCTCGTGCAAAGAAGGGCAAACTCTCCTGGACGCCGCCATTAGGGCCGGGTTGAATATTCCCTATGGGTGCCGGCACGGGAATTGTTCGGCTTGCAAGGCCAAGGTCCTGGAAGGGGATTACACGTCAATGGACCGGGTTTCGGAGTTTGCCTTGATGGGATTCGAACGGGATCAGGGCTATGTTTTGCTTTGCAGTACCCTGCCGGAAAGCGATTTGGTGGTGGAGATCGAGGAAGAAGATGAAGAGCCCGGTGTACGTTTGTTCACTGTGTATGATTTTTCTGCTGTTGTGGTGGAAAATGAGGCGATGACCCAGGATATCCATCGCCTCCGCCTGCGCTTGGAAAATCCTGTGGATATCCCCTATGCCGCCGGGCAGTTTTTCGAGTTTGAGATTCCGGAGATCGAGGATACCCGAGCTTATTCGGTGGCGGCACCCCACCGGCCTGGAGAAGGGTTGGAATTCCACGTCCGAAGGGTCCCGGGCGGTCGCGGATCCGGGTACATGACCGCACTGCGTCCCGGGGATCGGGTGACGGGATCGGGACCGTACGGCAAAATGCAGCTTCGGGATCGAAGCAAAGACTTGCTTTTTGTCGCCGGGGGATCCGGGATGGCGCCCATCAAAAGCTTGTTGGAGGAATTGTACAGCGAGCCGGTGGATCGGCAGGTGTGGTTTTTCTACGGCGCCCGAATGGCCCGGGATCTCTATCTGGTGGACCAGTGGCGCCGATGGGAGGAGGAGCGGGCGGGGTTTCACTTTGTCCCGGCGCTCTCCGAACCAGGGCCTGATGAACCCTGGAATGGAGAACGGGGATTTATCGCCGATGTCCTCGCCCGGTACTTTAGCCGATTTGACGGGATGGACGCTTACCTGTGCGGACCGCCGGCGTTGATTCAGACGACGTTAAAGGTCCTCTACCAAGGTGGCCTTCGGAGCTCGAACATTTACTACGATGAGTTTTGA